One genomic window of Parcubacteria group bacterium includes the following:
- the nagB gene encoding glucosamine-6-phosphate deaminase, translating into MKVIITKNYDEMSDSASRFVLAHLWRKPDLVLGLPTGETPIGMYERLVLARKKGRADFSRASTFNLDEYAGLSEKDADSFHHFMDRHLFNHVNIKKKNIYLPNGRARDLNAECEQYESAIKDAGRIDLQVLGIAPNGHIGFNEPGTPFAARTHVAQLSEHTRKKNAKHFKEGRVPEQAITMGLGTIMDAKKIALIASGSAKADAVKATVEGRVSKDVPASLLQWHPDVTLIIDEAAASKLERDYASPLLFGEGDVEVLTEQDIPSGKYITVVSPHPDDASISMGGLIAALAKRNRVHIVIATTGYRSVVDGAKPEEVIKIREKEAREESKILGAIPVFLRAEFYDAKNEREALVRDTEKLAAIFNRTKPDLLFVPHELDRHPTHAKSRSIALLALAKHQAQKKRDILVYNYEGLWSLFSEGEFNTVFAYDESLMKKKLKAITAQKSQLARLRFDVAAKSLARLRAEVVPELSLVGYGARAPRLGKYFELFHVTQM; encoded by the coding sequence ATGAAAGTCATCATCACCAAAAACTACGATGAGATGAGCGATAGCGCCAGCCGGTTCGTTCTGGCGCACCTGTGGCGCAAGCCGGATTTGGTACTCGGGCTTCCGACCGGCGAGACGCCCATAGGCATGTACGAGCGCCTTGTTTTGGCCCGCAAAAAAGGCAGGGCGGATTTTTCGCGCGCCAGCACGTTCAATTTGGACGAGTACGCGGGGCTTTCGGAAAAGGACGCTGATTCGTTCCACCACTTCATGGACCGCCATTTGTTCAACCATGTAAACATCAAAAAGAAAAACATATACCTGCCCAACGGCCGCGCGCGGGATCTCAACGCCGAATGCGAGCAGTACGAGTCAGCCATCAAAGACGCGGGCAGGATTGATCTGCAGGTTCTTGGGATCGCGCCGAACGGGCACATCGGATTCAATGAGCCAGGCACCCCGTTTGCGGCGCGGACCCACGTTGCGCAGCTGTCAGAGCATACGCGCAAAAAGAACGCAAAGCACTTTAAGGAGGGCAGGGTGCCGGAGCAGGCAATCACCATGGGCCTGGGCACCATCATGGACGCCAAAAAAATAGCGCTCATCGCATCAGGTTCGGCAAAAGCGGACGCAGTCAAAGCAACGGTTGAGGGCCGCGTCAGCAAGGACGTGCCTGCATCGCTCTTGCAGTGGCATCCGGATGTTACGCTCATTATTGATGAGGCAGCCGCTTCCAAACTGGAACGCGACTACGCATCACCCCTGCTCTTTGGAGAAGGGGACGTTGAGGTGCTCACGGAGCAGGATATCCCGAGTGGCAAGTATATCACCGTTGTTTCCCCGCACCCGGATGATGCGTCCATTTCCATGGGCGGCCTCATTGCCGCGCTCGCAAAGCGCAACCGCGTGCACATCGTGATCGCAACCACAGGCTACCGCAGCGTGGTGGACGGGGCCAAGCCCGAGGAAGTCATAAAAATCCGGGAAAAGGAAGCGCGCGAAGAATCCAAAATCCTGGGTGCGATTCCTGTTTTCCTGCGCGCGGAGTTTTATGACGCAAAAAACGAACGCGAAGCGCTTGTCCGCGACACGGAAAAGCTCGCAGCCATATTCAACCGCACCAAGCCGGACCTGCTCTTTGTGCCGCACGAGCTTGACCGGCACCCCACGCACGCAAAGAGCCGCAGCATTGCGCTTCTCGCGCTCGCAAAGCACCAGGCGCAGAAGAAGCGCGACATTTTGGTGTACAACTACGAGGGCTTGTGGTCGCTCTTCTCGGAGGGGGAGTTCAACACCGTGTTCGCGTACGATGAGTCGCTCATGAAGAAAAAACTCAAAGCAATCACCGCGCAAAAATCTCAACTCGCGCGCCTGCGCTTTGACGTTGCCGCAAAATCACTCGCGCGTTTGCGCGCGGAAGTGGTGCCGGAGCTCTCACTGGTGGGATACGGCGCCCGCGCGCCGCGATTAGGTAAGTACTTTGAACTCTTTCACGTCACCCAAATGTAA
- a CDS encoding DUF2283 domain-containing protein, with protein sequence MNISYDNQADAMYIKLKEGAFGSNEEVSEGVILDLSDIGDLLGIEILDASKRFDLVRESGRVAMDMPRGISQHVSKEKVAV encoded by the coding sequence ATGAACATCTCATACGACAACCAAGCGGACGCAATGTACATAAAGCTCAAGGAGGGCGCATTCGGCAGCAACGAGGAAGTCTCCGAGGGTGTTATTTTGGATTTGTCGGACATCGGTGATTTGCTCGGCATTGAGATTCTGGACGCAAGCAAGCGTTTTGATTTGGTTCGCGAGTCCGGCCGCGTCGCCATGGACATGCCCAGGGGAATTTCACAACACGTTTCCAAGGAAAAGGTTGCGGTATAA
- the fusA gene encoding elongation factor G — MPRDYALEKIRNIGIIAHIDAGKTTTTERILFYTGKKHKIGEVHEGEAEMDWMEQERERGITITAAATTCFWQDCRINIIDTPGHVDFTAEVERSLRVLDGGVTVFDGVAGVESQSETVWHQADKYHVPRICFINKLDRTGADFYKDLESIHRRLTKKAYPIQLPIGTEENFKGIVDVLTQKAYIYKDDLGKDVEEIEIPEDLKGKADEYRKKLFEAIAENDEAVMEKYLGGHEVSMDEWKAALRKAVITADFFPVMCGSALKNKGVQRLLDAVCDYLPSPLDVPDIQGFDPSDPETKLVRKASDSEPFSALAFKVAADPFVGKLVFFRVYSGMLNAGSYVLNTSSGSRERLGRIVRLHANHREDVSEVYAGEIAAAVGLKDTVTGNTICDPESPIVLESITFPEPVISVAIEPKTKADQEKMGMALSRLAEEDPTFRVKGDEETGQTIISGMGELHLEIIVDRMKREFKVEATVGRPQVAYRETIRRTAEAEGKYIKQSGGRGQYGHCWLRLEPAEEGAGFEFINEIKGATIPNEYIPAIGKGVKEALDSGVVAGYPVVDVKATVYDGSYHEVDSSEIAFKIAGMQAFKAAAKLANPVLLEPVMKVEAVTPEEFMGDVVGDLNSKRAKILEMNDRINMKVILAEVPLSEMFGYATSLRSMTQGRASYSMEFLNYQEVPRNVAAEIVEKRVGGTEKGKK, encoded by the coding sequence ATGCCCAGAGACTACGCGCTGGAAAAAATCCGCAACATCGGCATTATCGCTCACATTGACGCGGGCAAAACCACGACAACCGAGCGAATTTTGTTTTACACGGGCAAGAAGCACAAGATAGGGGAGGTGCACGAGGGCGAGGCTGAAATGGACTGGATGGAGCAGGAGCGGGAGCGCGGCATCACCATTACCGCGGCCGCGACCACGTGCTTCTGGCAGGACTGCCGCATCAACATCATTGATACGCCCGGGCACGTGGACTTTACCGCGGAGGTGGAGCGTAGCTTGCGCGTGCTGGACGGAGGCGTGACCGTGTTTGACGGGGTTGCGGGCGTTGAATCCCAGTCCGAGACCGTGTGGCACCAGGCGGACAAATACCACGTGCCGCGCATCTGCTTCATCAACAAACTGGACCGCACGGGCGCTGATTTTTACAAAGACCTTGAATCCATCCACCGCAGGCTCACCAAAAAAGCATACCCCATCCAGCTTCCCATAGGCACGGAAGAGAATTTCAAAGGCATTGTTGATGTGCTCACCCAGAAAGCCTACATCTACAAGGATGATTTGGGCAAGGATGTTGAGGAGATTGAGATTCCCGAGGACCTGAAAGGCAAGGCCGACGAGTACCGCAAAAAGCTTTTTGAGGCAATCGCGGAAAACGACGAGGCAGTGATGGAAAAGTATTTGGGCGGGCACGAGGTGAGCATGGATGAGTGGAAAGCCGCCCTGCGCAAAGCCGTGATCACGGCTGACTTTTTCCCGGTCATGTGCGGCAGCGCGCTCAAGAACAAGGGCGTGCAGAGGCTTTTGGATGCGGTGTGCGACTACCTCCCGTCTCCCCTGGATGTGCCGGACATCCAGGGCTTTGACCCGTCTGATCCGGAAACCAAGCTGGTGCGCAAGGCTTCGGACAGCGAGCCGTTTAGCGCACTCGCGTTCAAAGTCGCGGCTGACCCGTTCGTGGGCAAGCTCGTGTTTTTCCGCGTGTACTCGGGCATGCTCAACGCGGGCTCGTACGTGCTCAATACCTCAAGCGGAAGCCGCGAGCGCCTGGGGCGCATCGTGCGTTTGCACGCGAACCACCGCGAGGACGTGAGCGAGGTGTACGCCGGAGAGATTGCCGCGGCCGTGGGACTCAAAGACACGGTGACCGGAAACACGATTTGCGATCCCGAATCCCCGATTGTGCTTGAGTCCATCACGTTCCCGGAGCCGGTCATCAGCGTTGCCATTGAGCCCAAGACCAAGGCGGACCAGGAAAAGATGGGCATGGCTTTGAGCCGGCTCGCGGAAGAGGACCCCACGTTCCGCGTCAAGGGTGATGAGGAAACCGGGCAGACCATCATTTCCGGCATGGGCGAATTGCATTTGGAAATCATTGTGGACCGCATGAAGCGGGAATTCAAAGTGGAGGCAACCGTGGGCAGGCCCCAGGTCGCGTACCGCGAAACCATCCGCAGAACCGCGGAAGCGGAAGGCAAATACATCAAACAGTCCGGCGGGCGCGGCCAGTACGGCCACTGCTGGTTGCGCCTTGAACCCGCGGAAGAGGGTGCCGGGTTTGAGTTTATCAACGAAATCAAGGGAGCGACCATTCCGAACGAGTATATTCCGGCCATAGGCAAGGGCGTCAAGGAAGCGCTTGATTCGGGCGTGGTTGCCGGGTACCCGGTGGTTGACGTAAAAGCCACGGTGTACGACGGCTCGTACCACGAGGTTGACTCATCCGAAATCGCGTTCAAGATCGCGGGCATGCAGGCGTTCAAAGCCGCGGCCAAGCTCGCGAACCCCGTGCTCTTGGAGCCGGTCATGAAAGTTGAGGCCGTGACCCCGGAGGAGTTCATGGGCGACGTGGTCGGCGACTTAAACTCCAAGCGCGCCAAAATCCTTGAGATGAACGACCGCATCAACATGAAGGTCATCCTCGCGGAGGTGCCTCTGTCCGAAATGTTCGGGTATGCCACTTCCTTGCGGTCAATGACGCAGGGCCGGGCATCCTATTCCATGGAATTTTTGAACTACCAGGAAGTGCCGCGCAACGTGGCTGCCGAGATTGTTGAGAAGCGGGTTGGGGGAACGGAGAAGGGGAAGAAGTAA
- the rpsG gene encoding 30S ribosomal protein S7, with the protein MRGKKAPRRVIAPDQKFNSTSIAKFINYVMQRGKKSTATGIVYRMLDVVSEKAKQDPLAVYEQAIKNVSPQLEVRSKRVGGANYQIPIEVRGDRKYTLACRWILSAAKARKGKAMHQKLADEILAAASGEGAAIKKKEDMVRMAEANRAFAHFG; encoded by the coding sequence ATGAGAGGTAAGAAAGCGCCTCGGCGCGTGATCGCGCCGGACCAAAAATTCAATTCCACGAGCATCGCAAAGTTCATCAACTACGTGATGCAGCGCGGCAAAAAGTCCACGGCCACGGGCATCGTGTACCGCATGCTTGACGTGGTTTCCGAAAAAGCAAAACAGGACCCTCTGGCCGTGTACGAGCAGGCAATCAAGAACGTGTCCCCCCAGCTGGAAGTGCGCTCCAAGCGCGTGGGCGGGGCCAACTACCAGATTCCGATTGAGGTGCGGGGAGACCGCAAGTACACGCTCGCGTGCCGCTGGATCCTCTCGGCCGCGAAAGCCCGGAAAGGTAAAGCCATGCACCAGAAGCTTGCGGACGAGATTCTGGCCGCGGCAAGCGGGGAGGGAGCCGCCATCAAAAAGAAAGAGGACATGGTGCGCATGGCAGAGGCGAACCGCGCATTCGCGCACTTTGGATAG
- the rpsL gene encoding 30S ribosomal protein S12 translates to MATVNQLLRKGRTPRVKKSKTPALRSVYNPAVRKRTELPKGSSFKRGVCVRVTTTTPKKPNSALRKIARVRLSNGMEVTAYIPGMGHNLQEHSIVLIRGGRVKDLPGVRYHIVRGVYDTQGVQGRKQGRSLYGAKREKSKA, encoded by the coding sequence ATGGCAACGGTAAATCAACTATTGCGAAAAGGGCGCACGCCCCGGGTGAAGAAGAGCAAGACGCCTGCATTGCGGTCCGTGTACAATCCGGCTGTCCGCAAGCGCACTGAACTTCCCAAGGGCTCCAGTTTTAAGCGCGGTGTCTGCGTGCGCGTTACCACCACCACTCCGAAAAAGCCGAACTCCGCGCTTCGCAAGATTGCGCGCGTGCGGCTCTCAAACGGCATGGAGGTGACTGCCTACATTCCGGGCATGGGCCACAACTTGCAGGAGCACTCAATCGTGCTCATCCGCGGGGGCAGGGTTAAGGATTTGCCCGGCGTGCGCTACCACATTGTGCGCGGCGTGTACGATACGCAAGGCGTCCAGGGGCGCAAGCAGGGCCGCAGTTTGTACGGAGCCAAGCGGGAGAAGAGCAAGGCGTAA
- a CDS encoding site-2 protease family protein has protein sequence MIISLLFSEPTLFFLWLLAIVYGITVHEFSHVLAAYLQGDDTGRLMGRLTLNPAAHIEPFGMLLLLVVGFGWGRPAPFNPHNLKYRRWGEVAVALAGPASNLASVAVFMVAVNILAPVLGPFNLLIQLLGFLILINIVLLAFNLIPIPPLDGSTLLFELLPDRYARFKAMLARNGPWILLMLIFADNFLGINIFGRVFGVFFRLAGLV, from the coding sequence ATGATTATCTCGCTTTTATTCAGTGAACCAACCTTGTTTTTCCTGTGGCTCTTGGCAATCGTGTACGGCATCACGGTGCACGAGTTTTCGCATGTTTTGGCGGCCTATCTGCAGGGGGATGATACGGGCCGTTTGATGGGCCGCCTGACGCTCAATCCTGCCGCGCACATTGAGCCGTTCGGCATGCTGCTTCTGCTTGTCGTGGGGTTTGGGTGGGGCAGGCCCGCGCCGTTCAATCCGCATAACCTCAAGTACCGCCGCTGGGGCGAAGTTGCGGTTGCGCTTGCGGGACCCGCATCAAACCTCGCAAGCGTTGCCGTCTTTATGGTTGCGGTGAATATCCTTGCCCCGGTTCTGGGGCCGTTTAATTTGCTCATCCAGCTGCTCGGATTCCTGATCCTCATCAACATTGTGCTCTTGGCGTTTAACCTCATTCCCATTCCTCCGCTTGACGGCTCCACGCTCTTGTTTGAGCTCTTGCCGGACCGGTACGCCCGGTTTAAGGCGATGCTCGCCCGGAACGGGCCCTGGATTCTCTTGATGTTGATTTTTGCGGATAATTTTTTGGGAATCAATATTTTTGGGCGCGTTTTCGGGGTTTTTTTCAGGCTCGCGGGTTTAGTCTGA
- a CDS encoding 50S ribosomal protein L28 produces the protein MARMCGFCGKGANNANSRSKSNIATKRLQKPNLQKLKIGHLTVLACTRCKRTMNKPERMMQKEA, from the coding sequence ATGGCTCGTATGTGCGGTTTTTGCGGCAAAGGCGCCAACAACGCCAACTCCCGCTCCAAATCCAATATCGCAACCAAGCGCCTGCAGAAACCGAATCTGCAGAAGCTTAAAATAGGGCATTTGACCGTGCTCGCCTGCACGCGGTGCAAGCGCACCATGAACAAGCCTGAACGAATGATGCAAAAAGAGGCGTAA
- a CDS encoding 8-oxo-dGTP diphosphatase, whose translation MRVCTLVIINDGERVLLGMKKRGFGQGRWNGFGGKVEPDETIDEAAARELREEAGLIPVGLRKAGTFEFLFDDDTEDTQVHLFCASSFMGEPGETEEMRPQWFPHSEIPFKDMWPDDEYWFPHFLAGNFFHGTFRFKDTDTLLEHDIRVL comes from the coding sequence ATGAGAGTCTGTACCCTGGTCATCATCAACGACGGGGAGCGCGTGCTCCTCGGCATGAAGAAGCGGGGGTTCGGGCAGGGCAGGTGGAACGGGTTCGGCGGCAAGGTTGAGCCTGATGAAACCATTGACGAAGCGGCCGCCAGAGAGCTGCGCGAGGAAGCGGGCCTCATTCCTGTTGGCCTGCGCAAGGCGGGCACGTTTGAATTTTTGTTTGATGACGACACCGAGGACACCCAAGTGCACCTGTTCTGCGCATCTTCTTTCATGGGCGAGCCAGGAGAGACCGAAGAAATGCGGCCCCAGTGGTTTCCGCATTCCGAAATTCCGTTCAAGGACATGTGGCCGGACGACGAGTATTGGTTTCCGCATTTTCTCGCCGGAAATTTTTTTCACGGCACGTTCCGGTTCAAGGACACTGATACCTTGCTTGAGCACGACATCCGCGTCTTGTAG
- a CDS encoding MGMT family protein yields the protein MPDFSKKVLAVVSQIQRGSVLTYAEVARRAGHAQAVRAVGNILNKNYDASVPCHRVIRSDGKPGGYNRGTAQKVKKLKQEGAL from the coding sequence ATGCCTGACTTTTCAAAAAAAGTGCTTGCTGTTGTCTCGCAGATCCAAAGGGGGTCTGTTTTGACGTATGCGGAGGTAGCACGCCGGGCCGGCCATGCGCAGGCTGTGCGCGCGGTCGGGAACATTTTGAATAAAAATTATGACGCATCGGTTCCGTGCCACCGCGTGATACGGTCCGATGGAAAACCGGGCGGGTATAACCGCGGCACGGCGCAAAAAGTCAAAAAGTTAAAGCAAGAAGGCGCGCTATGA
- a CDS encoding HDIG domain-containing protein, producing the protein MSRDDALKLLHEHVGSDSLRTHCLAVEAAMAAYAQKYGEDPELWGICGLIHDFDYEKHPDKHPFFGVELLKEKGYPDEIIQAILGHAVYSGVERKSYMAKCLFAVDELCGFIVACALVRPERLNGLTPKSVKKRLKTKAFAAKVNREEITQGIQELGVSEDEHIAFVIRALQGVSNELGL; encoded by the coding sequence ATGTCTAGAGATGACGCGCTTAAATTGCTCCACGAGCATGTGGGGTCTGATTCGTTGCGCACGCACTGCTTGGCGGTTGAGGCTGCCATGGCTGCATACGCCCAAAAGTACGGAGAAGATCCGGAGCTCTGGGGCATCTGCGGGCTTATTCATGATTTTGACTACGAGAAACATCCGGACAAGCATCCTTTTTTCGGCGTTGAACTTTTGAAAGAAAAAGGATACCCGGATGAAATCATCCAGGCTATTCTCGGCCATGCCGTGTATTCGGGCGTTGAACGAAAGTCGTACATGGCAAAGTGTTTGTTTGCGGTTGATGAGCTGTGCGGATTCATTGTTGCGTGCGCGCTGGTGCGCCCAGAGCGTTTGAACGGTCTTACGCCGAAGTCAGTCAAAAAACGGCTCAAGACCAAAGCATTTGCCGCCAAGGTGAACCGCGAGGAAATCACACAGGGCATCCAAGAACTCGGTGTTTCCGAAGACGAGCATATCGCATTCGTTATCAGGGCGTTACAGGGTGTTTCAAATGAATTGGGGCTATAG
- a CDS encoding cupredoxin domain-containing protein: MAEEQGAQPEIQGQPMEEPKGGKTKATVAAAVIIVALVAVAVYAQQGGFGGGVSEEQSTPMEEEIVGEEATESGEEAMAEESTGGTVIDDGAGFAVDAPEGQAQSFDLTAKNFEFSLKEIRVKKGDTVAINVTSAEGFHDWTVDAFDAATERVNAGQSSSVVFVADQAGEFEYYCSVGSHRSLGMVGMLIVEE; the protein is encoded by the coding sequence ATGGCAGAAGAGCAAGGCGCGCAGCCCGAAATACAGGGCCAACCTATGGAGGAGCCAAAAGGGGGAAAAACAAAAGCTACGGTCGCGGCGGCGGTTATCATTGTTGCGCTTGTCGCTGTCGCTGTGTACGCCCAGCAGGGGGGTTTTGGAGGCGGTGTTTCGGAAGAGCAGAGTACGCCAATGGAGGAAGAGATTGTGGGAGAGGAGGCCACGGAGTCCGGTGAGGAGGCCATGGCGGAGGAATCAACGGGCGGAACCGTGATAGATGATGGCGCGGGTTTTGCGGTGGATGCTCCGGAAGGGCAGGCGCAGTCATTTGACCTGACTGCCAAGAATTTTGAGTTTTCACTCAAAGAGATCCGCGTCAAGAAGGGCGATACTGTGGCCATCAATGTTACGAGCGCTGAAGGGTTCCACGATTGGACCGTGGATGCGTTTGATGCGGCCACGGAGCGTGTGAACGCGGGCCAGTCCTCAAGCGTCGTCTTTGTCGCAGACCAGGCCGGTGAGTTTGAGTACTACTGCTCCGTAGGCTCGCACCGGAGCCTTGGCATGGTCGGTATGTTAATTGTTGAAGAATAA
- a CDS encoding superoxide dismutase, translating to MEILPNSNGQFELPKLPYEYNALEAAIDARTMEIHYAKHHQGYVDKLNAALSGHADAAGMSLDKLLISVDTLPKDIRTAVQNHGGGHYNHSLFWQVMSPDGGGEPSGEIGDAITETFGSFGAFKEQFTNAALARFGSGWAWLFIRGDGNLVVSSTPNQDSPLMEGSVPILGLDVWEHAYYLRYQNKRPEYIEAWWNVVNWDAVNKLFITNQ from the coding sequence ATGGAGATTTTACCCAACAGCAACGGGCAGTTTGAGCTTCCAAAGCTTCCGTATGAGTACAACGCTTTGGAGGCCGCGATTGACGCGCGCACCATGGAGATCCACTACGCCAAGCACCACCAGGGGTACGTGGACAAGCTCAATGCGGCGCTTTCCGGCCATGCGGATGCGGCGGGCATGTCGCTTGACAAGCTTCTCATCAGTGTGGATACGCTGCCGAAGGATATCAGAACCGCGGTCCAAAACCACGGAGGCGGCCACTACAATCATTCGCTCTTCTGGCAGGTTATGTCCCCTGACGGAGGGGGCGAACCGTCCGGCGAGATTGGTGATGCGATCACCGAAACATTCGGGTCGTTTGGCGCGTTCAAAGAGCAGTTCACTAATGCCGCGCTCGCGCGGTTCGGGAGCGGCTGGGCCTGGCTTTTTATCAGAGGCGACGGGAATCTTGTTGTTTCATCAACCCCGAATCAGGACAGTCCGCTTATGGAGGGATCGGTTCCGATTCTCGGGCTTGACGTGTGGGAGCACGCATATTACCTGCGGTACCAGAACAAGCGGCCCGAATACATTGAAGCCTGGTGGAATGTTGTTAATTGGGACGCGGTCAACAAGCTTTTTATCACTAACCAGTAG
- a CDS encoding nucleoside-diphosphate kinase (catalyzes the formation of nucleoside triphosphate from ATP and nucleoside diphosphate) encodes MAKHPREEITFLMVKPDAVQRGITGEIIRRIEQVGLKIIGLRMFKPTHQQIDEHYPKDPAWITRLGEKTLATYAKFGYDAVAELGTDKAEKIGPMVRKWLITFMDSGPVVAMVIKGVHAVGMTRKLAGSTMPSDSELGTIRGDFSVDSAAAANRDKRAVYNLVHASETEAEADHEINHWFGKAEALSDYERSDEMVMYPSAR; translated from the coding sequence ATGGCAAAACATCCACGGGAAGAGATTACGTTTTTGATGGTAAAGCCGGACGCGGTCCAGCGCGGCATCACCGGAGAGATCATCCGCCGCATTGAGCAGGTGGGCCTCAAAATTATAGGCTTGCGCATGTTCAAGCCCACGCACCAGCAGATTGACGAGCACTACCCGAAAGATCCGGCATGGATTACCCGGCTCGGGGAGAAGACCTTGGCCACGTACGCGAAATTCGGGTACGACGCTGTTGCGGAGCTCGGAACTGACAAGGCCGAGAAAATCGGGCCCATGGTCCGGAAATGGCTCATCACGTTTATGGATTCCGGCCCGGTGGTGGCCATGGTCATCAAGGGCGTGCACGCAGTCGGCATGACCCGCAAGCTCGCGGGCTCAACCATGCCGTCTGACTCCGAGCTCGGCACCATCCGCGGCGATTTTTCCGTGGATTCAGCAGCAGCCGCAAACCGCGACAAGCGGGCCGTGTACAACCTAGTGCACGCGTCCGAAACCGAGGCAGAGGCCGACCACGAGATCAACCATTGGTTCGGCAAGGCGGAGGCGCTTTCGGACTACGAGCGCAGCGATGAGATGGTCATGTATCCTTCCGCACGCTAG
- a CDS encoding response regulator produces the protein MEQTQTQAIGPKILLIEDEEMLATMYKTKFEKEGMEIDVASDGEAGLAMAQAQTYGVVLVDIIMPKLDGFSVLKKLREMPQYQATPIIMLTNLGQEEDIAKGKQFGATDYLIKANFTPGQVLEKIQSVSSPKQ, from the coding sequence ATGGAACAGACCCAAACCCAGGCAATTGGCCCAAAAATCCTCCTCATTGAGGATGAGGAAATGCTTGCCACCATGTACAAAACCAAGTTTGAGAAAGAGGGCATGGAGATTGACGTGGCAAGCGACGGGGAGGCGGGATTGGCCATGGCGCAGGCGCAAACCTATGGCGTTGTGCTGGTTGACATCATCATGCCCAAGCTGGACGGGTTTTCGGTGCTCAAAAAATTGCGGGAGATGCCGCAGTACCAGGCGACTCCCATCATCATGCTCACGAACCTGGGGCAGGAAGAGGACATTGCCAAGGGGAAGCAGTTTGGCGCAACCGACTACCTGATTAAGGCGAACTTCACCCCGGGCCAGGTGTTGGAAAAGATTCAAAGCGTTTCATCACCTAAGCAGTAA
- a CDS encoding restriction endonuclease → MKLSFDEKLAANYKSPSQKIRVMTEGWVHSSLFCPNCGRASLEKYGNSKPVADFYCDNCLEDYELKSQKSGIGKKIVDGAYKTMIERLLGSNNPNFFLLNYHPSRYEVRNLFVVPKHFFVPRIIEKRKPLGPTAERHGWVGCNILLTHIPETGKIFFVRDARKEPKGKVLDAWQKTLFLREEKEISAKGWLLDVMSCVDNVGKKDFTLDDVYMFADELGTLHPDNKHVKDKIRQQLQVLRDKGYITFVSRGRYRLS, encoded by the coding sequence ATGAAGTTATCATTTGATGAAAAACTCGCGGCAAACTACAAAAGCCCGTCGCAGAAAATTCGCGTGATGACCGAGGGATGGGTTCATAGCTCCCTCTTTTGTCCGAACTGCGGCCGCGCTTCTCTGGAGAAGTATGGCAACAGCAAGCCGGTTGCGGATTTTTATTGCGATAACTGCTTGGAGGATTATGAGCTTAAAAGCCAAAAGTCAGGGATTGGAAAGAAAATTGTTGATGGCGCGTACAAGACAATGATTGAGCGATTGTTGGGCAGTAATAACCCGAATTTCTTTTTGCTCAATTACCACCCATCGCGCTACGAAGTTCGTAATTTGTTCGTGGTGCCAAAGCACTTTTTTGTTCCGCGGATTATTGAAAAACGCAAACCGCTCGGGCCGACCGCAGAACGGCATGGTTGGGTTGGCTGCAATATTCTACTCACCCATATTCCAGAAACCGGCAAGATATTTTTTGTCCGAGATGCCAGAAAGGAACCAAAGGGCAAGGTGCTTGATGCATGGCAAAAGACGCTCTTTCTTCGGGAAGAGAAAGAGATTAGCGCAAAAGGATGGCTTTTAGATGTGATGAGTTGCGTGGATAACGTCGGCAAAAAAGATTTCACTTTGGATGACGTGTATATGTTTGCGGATGAGCTCGGTACGTTGCACCCGGATAATAAGCATGTCAAAGACAAAATCCGACAACAATTACAAGTTTTGCGCGACAAGGGCTACATAACTTTTGTTTCGCGCGGGCGCTATCGATTATCATAA
- a CDS encoding type II toxin-antitoxin system HicA family toxin — protein sequence MQKMTPVHYATLVRLFAYFGFVVARYRGDHIMMTKPGILRPVVIKMSPKKVSVAHISTNLTTAGISREQYFDALARL from the coding sequence ATGCAAAAAATGACGCCAGTCCATTACGCAACACTGGTGCGTCTTTTTGCGTACTTTGGGTTTGTTGTCGCGCGGTACCGCGGCGACCACATTATGATGACCAAACCCGGAATTCTCCGGCCAGTCGTCATTAAGATGAGCCCAAAAAAGGTGTCTGTTGCGCACATCAGCACGAACCTGACCACTGCGGGCATTAGCCGCGAGCAGTACTTTGACGCGCTCGCGCGGCTCTAG